A stretch of Sphingomicrobium flavum DNA encodes these proteins:
- the thrS gene encoding threonine--tRNA ligase, producing MTEMLKIALPDGSVREMPEGATPYDVAASIGPGLAKAAMAARVDGELRDLKRPFEGDASLALVTSRDEADALELVRHDFAHVLAEAVQNLFPGTQITFGPATDDGFYYDFAPAPGRGMFTDEELPQIEEEMRRIIAADKPLIREVWDREKVRQFFIDHGEAFKAEWVMELPENEPITMYKTGEGEADWIDLCRGPHLPSTGYLDPKAFKLTRVSGAYWRGDQSNPMLSRIYGTAWLDKKQLAAHLMRLEEAAKRDHRKLGAEMNLFHLQQEAHGSVFWHPQGYKIWRELEAYMRRAIDNGGYQEIKTPQLMDVKQWTRSGHWGKYAENMFAVPDIVPNVESEEEAASPDVAQDADWMAIKPMNCPAHVLVFKQGITSYRDLPLRLYENGCCHRNEPHGALHGLMRVRQFTQDDAHIFCTEDQVVEEIHKFCRLADRIYKDFGYTYSVKLATRPEKRFGSDEMWDKSEQEMRDAVKAAGMDNDDYGWEELEGEGAFYAPKLEWHLTDAIGRTWQVGTIQSDRVLPERLDASYIGEDGERHRPVMLHRAIFGSYERFIGMLIEHYAGKMPLWLAPTQAVVATIVSDADDYARDVLAKLEAEGFRATSDLRNEKINYKVREHSLAKVPLLLVVGKREAEEGTVALRRLGSDEHQKVMKVEELIAMMKSEATPPDMV from the coding sequence ATGACCGAGATGCTGAAAATTGCCCTGCCCGATGGCAGCGTGCGCGAAATGCCCGAAGGGGCGACGCCCTATGATGTTGCTGCGTCGATCGGCCCCGGCCTTGCCAAGGCGGCCATGGCGGCGCGCGTCGATGGCGAATTGCGCGACCTGAAGCGACCCTTTGAAGGCGATGCGAGCCTTGCGCTAGTAACCAGCCGCGACGAGGCCGATGCTCTCGAACTGGTGCGCCACGACTTTGCGCATGTGCTGGCCGAGGCCGTTCAGAACCTCTTCCCGGGCACGCAGATCACTTTTGGTCCGGCGACCGATGACGGCTTCTATTATGATTTCGCGCCCGCCCCCGGCCGCGGCATGTTCACCGATGAGGAATTGCCGCAGATCGAGGAGGAGATGCGCCGCATCATCGCTGCCGACAAACCGCTGATCCGCGAAGTGTGGGACCGCGAAAAGGTGCGCCAATTCTTCATCGATCATGGCGAGGCGTTCAAGGCCGAATGGGTGATGGAGCTGCCCGAGAATGAGCCCATCACCATGTACAAGACGGGCGAGGGCGAGGCCGACTGGATCGACCTCTGCCGTGGTCCGCATCTGCCGTCGACCGGCTATCTCGACCCCAAGGCCTTCAAGCTGACGCGCGTGTCGGGCGCCTATTGGCGCGGCGACCAGTCCAACCCGATGCTGAGCCGCATCTACGGCACCGCCTGGCTCGACAAGAAGCAGCTGGCGGCGCACCTCATGCGGCTGGAGGAAGCGGCCAAGCGCGACCATCGCAAATTGGGCGCGGAGATGAACCTGTTCCACCTGCAGCAGGAAGCGCATGGCAGCGTCTTCTGGCATCCGCAGGGCTACAAGATCTGGCGCGAGCTGGAGGCCTATATGCGCCGCGCCATCGACAATGGCGGCTACCAGGAAATCAAGACGCCCCAGCTGATGGACGTCAAGCAATGGACCCGTTCGGGCCATTGGGGCAAATATGCCGAGAATATGTTCGCGGTGCCCGACATCGTGCCTAACGTGGAAAGCGAGGAGGAAGCGGCCTCGCCCGACGTGGCGCAGGATGCCGACTGGATGGCGATCAAGCCGATGAACTGCCCGGCGCATGTGCTGGTGTTCAAGCAGGGCATCACTTCCTATCGCGACCTGCCGCTCAGGCTCTATGAAAACGGCTGCTGTCACCGCAATGAGCCGCATGGCGCGCTGCACGGCCTGATGCGCGTGCGCCAGTTCACGCAGGACGATGCGCATATCTTCTGCACCGAGGACCAGGTGGTGGAGGAAATCCACAAATTCTGCCGCCTCGCCGACCGCATCTACAAGGACTTCGGCTACACCTATTCTGTCAAGCTGGCGACGCGTCCGGAAAAGCGTTTCGGCAGCGACGAGATGTGGGACAAGTCCGAACAGGAAATGCGCGATGCGGTGAAGGCCGCGGGCATGGATAATGACGATTATGGCTGGGAAGAGCTGGAGGGCGAAGGTGCTTTCTACGCGCCCAAGCTGGAATGGCACCTGACCGATGCCATCGGTCGCACCTGGCAGGTCGGCACCATCCAGTCGGACCGCGTGCTGCCCGAGCGGCTGGACGCCAGCTATATCGGCGAGGATGGCGAGCGGCATCGTCCGGTCATGCTCCACCGCGCCATCTTCGGCAGCTATGAACGCTTCATCGGCATGCTGATCGAACATTATGCCGGCAAGATGCCCCTCTGGCTCGCGCCCACGCAGGCGGTGGTCGCGACCATCGTTTCGGATGCTGACGATTATGCCCGCGACGTGCTGGCCAAGCTGGAAGCCGAGGGCTTCCGTGCGACCAGCGATCTTCGCAACGAGAAGATCAACTACAAGGTGCGCGAGCATAGCCTTGCCAAGGTTCCGCTGCTGCTGGTGGTGGGCAAACGCGAGGCCGAGGAAGGCACGGTCGCGCTGCGCCGCCTCGGCTCCGACGAGCATCAGAAAGTGATGAAGGTCGAAGAGCTGATCGCCATGATGAAGAGCGAAGCCACCCCGCCCGACATGGTATAA
- a CDS encoding helix-turn-helix transcriptional regulator has translation MKNRLKVLRAERDWSQGDLADRLGVSRQSVNAIETGKYDPSLPLAFKIAEVFGLIIEEIFSPEP, from the coding sequence ATGAAAAACCGGCTCAAGGTCCTGCGCGCCGAGCGCGACTGGAGCCAGGGCGACCTTGCCGACCGCCTCGGCGTCTCGCGCCAGAGCGTGAACGCCATCGAGACCGGCAAATATGACCCCTCGCTCCCCCTCGCCTTCAAGATCGCCGAGGTCTTCGGGCTGATCATTGAGGAGATTTTCTCCCCCGAACCCTAA
- a CDS encoding M48 family metallopeptidase: MAQSAILYDGKSADRHIVTIAAQAGLLSIHGDTVQAERIDPALLRADSLDASSDQIRVGHNDRDGWRLIVPLPLEAEILELLPKGSRYGAWVDRFGLGKMTAALAGVAALVLVGGYTAPKWLAPLVPSQWEENVGNALVGDLGASRCESEEAEAVLAAMVARLDADAGKDGLEIKPAIIDIPIFNAAALPGGHIVIFDGALDRDVTGDALAGIIAHEIAHVRERHVAEALIREFGVGAVVRLFGGDIGATAQQLVALSYTRDNEHEADVEAISMLDHANISPRDTGRLFDRFKGSDNRATSFLDSHPLSGDRARDFSEAHEEGRKYDAAFTSEEMRVLRAACGRRAMDMSESDDE; this comes from the coding sequence ATGGCCCAGTCCGCCATCCTCTATGACGGCAAGAGCGCCGATCGCCATATCGTGACCATCGCGGCCCAAGCGGGGCTGCTGTCGATCCATGGCGACACCGTCCAGGCCGAGCGGATCGATCCGGCATTGCTGCGCGCCGATAGCCTCGATGCCAGCTCCGACCAGATTCGCGTCGGCCATAACGACCGCGATGGCTGGCGGCTGATCGTCCCGCTCCCGCTCGAGGCTGAAATCCTCGAATTGCTGCCCAAGGGCAGCCGTTACGGTGCCTGGGTCGACCGCTTCGGGCTGGGCAAGATGACGGCGGCGCTGGCCGGGGTCGCGGCATTGGTGCTGGTGGGCGGCTATACCGCGCCCAAATGGTTGGCCCCGCTGGTGCCCAGCCAGTGGGAAGAGAATGTCGGCAATGCGCTGGTCGGCGATCTGGGCGCCAGTCGCTGCGAAAGCGAGGAGGCCGAAGCGGTGCTGGCGGCCATGGTCGCGCGGCTCGATGCCGATGCCGGCAAGGACGGGCTGGAAATCAAGCCCGCCATCATCGACATCCCCATCTTCAACGCCGCCGCCCTGCCCGGCGGGCATATCGTCATCTTCGACGGCGCGCTCGACCGCGACGTGACGGGCGATGCGCTGGCCGGGATCATCGCTCATGAAATTGCCCATGTGCGCGAACGCCATGTCGCCGAGGCGCTGATCCGCGAGTTCGGGGTGGGTGCGGTGGTGCGGCTGTTCGGCGGGGATATCGGTGCCACCGCGCAGCAGCTGGTGGCTTTGAGCTATACCCGCGACAATGAACATGAAGCCGATGTCGAGGCGATCTCCATGCTCGATCATGCCAACATCTCCCCGCGCGATACGGGCCGGCTGTTCGACCGCTTCAAGGGCAGCGACAATCGCGCCACCAGCTTCCTCGACAGCCATCCGCTGAGCGGCGATCGCGCCCGCGATTTCAGCGAGGCGCATGAGGAAGGGCGCAAGTATGACGCCGCCTTCACCAGCGAGGAAATGCGCGTGCTGCGCGCCGCGTGCGGACGGCGCGCGATGGACATGAGCGAGAGTGACGATGAGTAA
- a CDS encoding alpha/beta fold hydrolase, which produces MTDLTYREVDGRRLACRIRPGNGPALMFLPGYASDMDGGKASAIDAYAAEKGLACIRFDYSGTGLSDGDFADGTLKLWLDETLAMIDAHDGPVIPVGSSMGGWLALLAARSRPDKIPALIGIAAAPDFTDWGFTEAQARTIREEGRLVEDNPYGPEPFVTHKGFWEAGQQLLLLDEPIAFTGPARFIHGDKDQDVPVSVALRAMRLLTSHDVQLKLIKDGGHRLSEPHEIAAIIAETDSLLTCL; this is translated from the coding sequence ATGACCGACCTGACCTATCGCGAGGTGGATGGACGCCGCCTCGCCTGCCGCATCCGCCCCGGCAACGGCCCGGCGCTGATGTTCCTGCCCGGCTATGCCTCCGACATGGATGGCGGTAAGGCGAGCGCCATCGACGCCTATGCCGCAGAGAAGGGCCTCGCCTGCATCCGCTTCGACTATTCGGGCACCGGGCTTTCGGATGGCGATTTCGCTGACGGGACGCTGAAGCTCTGGCTCGACGAAACGCTGGCGATGATCGATGCGCATGACGGGCCGGTCATTCCTGTCGGTTCATCGATGGGCGGCTGGCTGGCCCTGCTCGCCGCCAGGAGCCGCCCCGACAAGATCCCCGCCCTCATTGGCATTGCCGCAGCGCCCGATTTCACCGACTGGGGATTTACCGAAGCGCAGGCCAGGACCATCCGCGAAGAAGGCCGGCTGGTCGAGGACAATCCCTACGGCCCCGAACCCTTCGTCACCCACAAGGGCTTCTGGGAGGCGGGCCAGCAATTGCTGCTGCTCGATGAGCCCATCGCCTTTACTGGCCCCGCTCGCTTCATCCATGGCGACAAGGATCAGGACGTGCCGGTCTCGGTCGCGCTGCGCGCCATGCGGCTGCTGACCAGCCATGATGTTCAGCTCAAACTCATCAAGGATGGCGGACATCGCCTGTCCGAGCCGCACGAGATTGCGGCCATCATTGCCGAAACGGATAGCCTGCTGACATGTCTTTGA
- a CDS encoding M48 family metalloprotease, whose translation MKFSGILATGGNALPRSVMLEAREDGLYLTSGFGEPERLKWRSLLLDEAGEGRFQLRRRFKRGWSIGLSADDARQLGAFLDGAPPPLAPPAPEPVRDFQPVTPPPPEPEPVAQEELEELDEQDDLVDAVPGLSDLAAEPPRYRSGTAAERWTGMDIDDLAHPPPEPTARYRTTASEQWGEEEEVDRASDPTVDWGAYFGLTNEELQQRIRMGFIGFIILILLTRCLSGDDDARPQSRDVESAPIVTLPVQPPPIVRIPNDAALAAATGQRCDNQDAYAAIRRILLRLWPGRAYDIPIDIVDLDEAWVTALPGGKIALTSGAIHEFDDGELAALLAHQIAHLQNRDIDQGDPPFSLRDEAEADERARRILIAVRMPLADGAAMYRRFVDEGASGDPWLARQMELHPLVVGQADRWDSEAALQQDVIDAPLLTASQREDLADACPDEAISTLPPPAR comes from the coding sequence ATGAAATTCAGCGGCATCCTGGCGACCGGCGGCAATGCGCTGCCACGCTCGGTGATGCTGGAAGCGCGCGAGGACGGCCTTTATCTGACGTCGGGCTTTGGCGAGCCCGAGCGGCTGAAATGGCGCAGCCTCCTGCTGGACGAAGCCGGGGAAGGTCGCTTCCAGTTGCGCCGCCGGTTCAAACGCGGCTGGTCGATCGGCCTCAGCGCCGATGATGCCCGCCAGCTTGGCGCCTTTCTGGACGGCGCGCCCCCGCCACTGGCGCCGCCCGCGCCCGAACCGGTGCGAGATTTCCAGCCCGTCACACCACCACCGCCCGAACCGGAACCCGTCGCGCAGGAAGAGCTGGAAGAGCTGGACGAGCAGGATGACCTTGTCGACGCCGTCCCCGGTTTGTCCGACCTTGCCGCCGAACCGCCCCGCTATCGAAGCGGCACCGCCGCCGAACGGTGGACCGGCATGGATATCGACGACTTGGCGCACCCGCCACCCGAGCCGACCGCGCGCTATCGCACGACCGCATCGGAGCAGTGGGGTGAAGAGGAAGAAGTGGATCGCGCCAGTGACCCCACCGTCGATTGGGGCGCCTATTTCGGGCTGACCAATGAAGAGCTGCAGCAGCGGATCCGAATGGGTTTCATTGGTTTCATAATTCTAATCCTGCTCACGCGCTGCCTGTCCGGCGATGACGACGCGCGGCCGCAATCTCGGGACGTGGAAAGCGCGCCGATCGTGACGCTGCCCGTTCAGCCGCCCCCCATCGTGCGCATCCCCAACGATGCGGCGCTCGCCGCTGCTACCGGCCAGCGCTGCGACAATCAGGATGCCTATGCCGCTATCCGCCGCATCCTGCTGCGCCTTTGGCCCGGGCGCGCCTATGATATCCCGATAGATATTGTGGATTTGGACGAAGCGTGGGTGACGGCGCTTCCTGGGGGCAAGATTGCGCTCACCAGCGGAGCCATCCATGAATTTGACGATGGCGAACTTGCGGCCTTGCTCGCCCACCAGATCGCCCATCTCCAGAATCGCGACATTGATCAAGGCGACCCGCCCTTCAGCCTGCGCGATGAGGCCGAGGCGGACGAACGGGCACGGCGCATCCTCATCGCGGTCCGCATGCCACTGGCCGACGGCGCCGCAATGTATCGCCGGTTTGTCGATGAAGGTGCCTCGGGCGATCCCTGGCTGGCGCGCCAGATGGAACTCCACCCTCTAGTCGTGGGCCAGGCCGATCGATGGGACAGTGAAGCGGCCCTCCAGCAGGACGTGATCGATGCACCGCTGCTGACCGCGAGCCAGCGCGAGGACCTTGCCGATGCCTGCCCCGATGAGGCCATCAGCACCCTTCCCCCGCCCGCACGCTAG
- a CDS encoding YjgN family protein, with translation MNAPLAPDAPREPASAIHFTGNWKEFLPIAATNFLLTIVTLGIYRFWAKARERRYLWSRTQVIGDPLEWAGTGKEMFIGFLIVVVILAPLYLAFQFLIPALASRGEGLASALVLIGIYLSGIYLGAVGLFRALRYRLSRTYWRGIRGGSNEPGWTYGFKALGYTLVTIITGGLAYPWAKTRLWNLRWNEMSFGGLQFDADLDASGLFGRWIALYFAPIGVVIAASVVGGLTAMTATAAGVADGGIFVLLGLAAILAYLVIPLIFMAFWAKFYRNAAEVTDLGELRFGFDASTMQWIALWVGNIALAVFTLGFGIMFWTYRNWSFITRHLQIYGTVHVNELMQSQTRAPGDSEGLADAFDIGAI, from the coding sequence ATGAATGCGCCACTTGCGCCCGATGCGCCTCGCGAGCCTGCATCGGCGATCCACTTTACCGGCAACTGGAAGGAATTCCTTCCCATTGCCGCCACCAATTTCCTGCTGACCATCGTGACGCTTGGCATCTACCGATTCTGGGCCAAGGCGCGCGAGCGGCGCTATCTGTGGAGCCGCACCCAGGTCATCGGCGATCCACTCGAATGGGCGGGCACGGGCAAGGAGATGTTCATCGGCTTCCTGATCGTGGTCGTCATCCTCGCGCCGCTCTACCTCGCCTTCCAGTTCCTCATCCCCGCGCTCGCCTCGCGCGGCGAAGGGCTTGCGTCCGCGCTGGTGCTGATCGGCATTTACCTGTCGGGCATCTATCTTGGCGCCGTCGGTCTGTTCAGGGCGCTGCGCTACCGCCTGTCTCGCACCTATTGGCGTGGCATCCGGGGCGGGTCGAACGAACCGGGCTGGACCTATGGCTTCAAGGCGCTGGGCTATACGCTGGTCACCATCATTACCGGAGGGCTGGCCTACCCTTGGGCCAAGACGCGGCTGTGGAATTTGCGCTGGAACGAAATGAGCTTTGGCGGCCTGCAGTTCGATGCGGATCTGGACGCGTCGGGGCTTTTTGGCCGCTGGATCGCGCTCTATTTCGCGCCGATCGGCGTGGTGATCGCTGCCAGCGTGGTTGGGGGACTGACTGCGATGACGGCCACGGCCGCAGGCGTTGCCGATGGTGGCATCTTCGTCTTGTTGGGACTGGCCGCGATCCTCGCCTATCTGGTCATCCCGCTGATCTTCATGGCCTTCTGGGCCAAATTCTACCGCAATGCGGCCGAGGTGACCGACCTTGGCGAACTGCGTTTCGGCTTCGATGCCTCGACCATGCAATGGATCGCGCTGTGGGTCGGCAATATTGCGCTGGCTGTCTTCACGCTGGGGTTCGGCATCATGTTCTGGACCTACCGCAACTGGAGCTTCATCACCCGGCACTTGCAAATTTACGGCACCGTCCATGTCAATGAGCTTATGCAATCGCAGACCCGCGCGCCGGGCGACAGCGAAGGGCTGGCCGACGCGTTCGACATCGGAGCGATCTGA
- a CDS encoding YjgN family protein, whose translation MEDQQQSAIQFTGSWKEFLPIALTNFLLIVVTLGIYRFWAKARERRYLWSRTKVIGDPLEWTGTGKEMFIGFIVVIIVLIPFYLVFQFALPWMAVRGMDKLAGLIGLIFWAGTLYLAGVGLFRALRYRLSRTYWRGIRGGSHDGGWFYGLKAMGYTGWSFLTLGFYYPWAKTKLWNLRWNRMSFGGLKFSARHNVEDLLTYWFILYLIPVVVIGMVAYKSDWFVGFSASLMTFFIISVVLIYVLVPLFFLAFWAQFYLLAAERTRLGELEFEFDVGFWPWFRLYAGNILLAVATLGFGVMFWTYRNWTFMARHLRIYGQVDVSALNQSETRVPGESEGLADAFDVGAF comes from the coding sequence ATGGAAGACCAGCAGCAGTCCGCCATCCAGTTCACGGGCAGCTGGAAAGAATTCCTTCCCATCGCGCTGACCAATTTCCTGCTGATCGTGGTCACGCTCGGCATCTACCGCTTCTGGGCCAAGGCGCGTGAGCGGCGCTATCTTTGGAGCCGCACCAAGGTCATCGGCGATCCCCTGGAATGGACCGGCACGGGCAAGGAGATGTTCATCGGCTTCATCGTCGTCATCATCGTCCTCATTCCCTTTTACCTCGTCTTCCAGTTCGCTTTGCCCTGGATGGCGGTGCGCGGGATGGACAAGTTGGCGGGCCTGATCGGCCTGATCTTCTGGGCCGGCACGCTCTATCTGGCCGGGGTCGGGCTGTTCCGCGCGCTGCGCTATCGCCTGTCGCGCACCTATTGGCGCGGCATTCGCGGCGGGTCGCATGATGGCGGCTGGTTCTATGGCCTGAAGGCGATGGGCTATACCGGCTGGAGCTTCCTCACGCTGGGCTTCTATTATCCCTGGGCCAAGACCAAGTTGTGGAACCTGCGCTGGAACCGCATGAGTTTTGGCGGGCTCAAGTTCAGCGCACGCCACAATGTGGAGGATCTGCTGACCTACTGGTTCATCCTCTACCTCATCCCCGTCGTGGTGATCGGCATGGTCGCCTACAAGTCCGACTGGTTCGTCGGCTTCTCGGCCTCGCTCATGACCTTTTTCATCATCAGCGTCGTGCTAATCTACGTGCTCGTCCCGCTGTTCTTCCTGGCCTTTTGGGCGCAATTCTACCTGCTGGCCGCCGAGCGCACCAGGCTGGGCGAGCTGGAATTTGAATTCGATGTCGGCTTCTGGCCGTGGTTCCGGCTCTATGCGGGCAACATCCTGTTGGCGGTGGCGACGCTGGGCTTTGGCGTGATGTTCTGGACCTATCGCAACTGGACCTTCATGGCGCGCCACCTGCGGATTTACGGGCAAGTCGATGTCAGCGCGCTCAACCAGTCCGAGACCCGCGTGCCGGGCGAAAGCGAAGGGCTTGCCGACGCCTTCGATGTGGGGGCATTCTAG
- a CDS encoding methyl-accepting chemotaxis protein: MKSQVTTTLKRVRRGEFSLSRAVIITIAIMSLVIAATAMFQLSDGMDERRAAGELQKVDELTADIVEAGQHWSAAEGHVLAALALPTEVGANDRKLMLAERVAGDQAIKRALEGYEPRNRAAIDQSRRFIEARNAFKALRTEVDRAMSVPLAERDPALAERYAAASKLHIDEVQKLRLIEAGRVAAMADMGHLMQLRSLAWTMGEQAAAERALIARKIAENQYVTPAERATIIENRGRLLTAWEATADIVENSVPDARLVEAMNEARARFFEDYDEVRGQIYAANDQGTAYPMTSMDWFDASTDAINSLLAISEATRAVAAERASAIETATTIALLLNIAAVIGAFVASVGLIWMVRHHIARPLDMLDRATRQIAKGNYDVELPIDSRSLELRQLAHTLARFRKAADERAALEREAAEAARLQQEERQQRLDAEERAVADREARAAQLAQTSSRFTGQMHEAVTALATAADELNATADLMLETLGSTTRELGSVARDTRDASGNMQAVATAVEQIRISIGEVAARVEQQRDGTHAAADRSEHTAHAVNQLSGSTAAVGSMVGLIDGVAQKTNLLALNATIEAARAGEAGRGFAVVAGEVQQLSNQTAEATAKAGREVSEMIAAIERSTAGFSEVNHAIQQVNQAAAAIAISVQQQSSATVELSDSVDSAARIADRVADRARTVDQNAGSAMAAAAQVKNASNELSRLADAVRVDVEGFIAALKAA, translated from the coding sequence GTGAAGTCGCAAGTTACCACCACCCTGAAGCGCGTGCGCCGGGGTGAATTTTCGCTATCGCGCGCCGTCATCATCACCATTGCCATCATGTCGCTGGTCATTGCCGCGACCGCGATGTTCCAATTGTCCGACGGGATGGACGAGCGCCGCGCCGCGGGTGAATTGCAGAAGGTCGACGAACTGACTGCCGATATCGTCGAGGCCGGCCAGCATTGGTCGGCAGCCGAAGGCCATGTGCTGGCGGCGCTGGCGCTGCCCACCGAAGTCGGCGCCAACGATCGCAAGCTGATGCTGGCCGAGCGGGTTGCAGGGGACCAGGCCATCAAGCGGGCGCTGGAAGGCTACGAGCCGCGCAACCGGGCGGCAATCGACCAGTCGCGCCGGTTCATCGAAGCGCGCAACGCCTTCAAGGCGCTACGCACAGAGGTCGACCGCGCCATGAGCGTGCCGCTGGCCGAGCGCGATCCGGCGCTCGCCGAGCGCTATGCCGCTGCCTCCAAGCTGCATATCGACGAGGTCCAGAAATTGCGATTGATCGAAGCCGGGCGCGTGGCCGCCATGGCCGACATGGGTCACCTGATGCAGCTGCGTTCGCTGGCCTGGACGATGGGCGAGCAGGCGGCGGCGGAGCGGGCACTGATCGCGCGCAAGATCGCCGAGAACCAATATGTGACCCCGGCCGAGCGCGCCACGATCATCGAGAACCGCGGACGCCTGCTGACGGCCTGGGAGGCGACTGCCGATATCGTGGAGAACAGCGTGCCCGACGCCCGGTTGGTCGAGGCGATGAACGAGGCGCGCGCGCGATTCTTCGAAGATTATGACGAGGTACGCGGCCAGATTTACGCCGCCAACGATCAGGGCACGGCCTATCCGATGACCAGCATGGACTGGTTCGATGCCAGCACCGATGCCATCAACAGCCTGCTGGCGATCAGCGAGGCGACCCGCGCGGTCGCTGCCGAGCGCGCCAGTGCGATCGAGACCGCGACGACCATTGCCCTGCTGCTTAACATTGCGGCGGTGATCGGTGCGTTCGTTGCCTCGGTCGGGCTGATCTGGATGGTGCGCCATCATATCGCCCGCCCGCTGGACATGCTCGACCGTGCGACGCGGCAGATCGCCAAGGGCAATTATGACGTTGAATTGCCGATCGACAGCCGCTCGCTCGAGCTGCGCCAGCTGGCCCATACGCTGGCGCGCTTCCGCAAAGCGGCGGACGAACGGGCAGCGCTCGAACGCGAAGCGGCCGAGGCGGCCAGGCTGCAGCAGGAAGAGCGGCAGCAGCGGCTCGATGCCGAAGAACGCGCGGTGGCCGACCGCGAAGCGCGCGCCGCGCAACTGGCGCAGACCAGTTCGCGCTTTACCGGCCAGATGCACGAAGCCGTCACCGCGCTGGCGACGGCTGCGGACGAGCTCAATGCCACTGCCGACCTGATGCTGGAGACGCTGGGATCGACCACCAGGGAACTGGGATCGGTGGCGCGCGACACGCGCGATGCCTCGGGCAATATGCAGGCGGTCGCGACTGCGGTCGAACAGATCCGCATTTCCATCGGCGAAGTGGCCGCCCGGGTCGAACAGCAGCGCGACGGCACCCATGCCGCTGCCGACCGGTCCGAACATACCGCGCATGCGGTCAACCAGCTGTCTGGCTCGACCGCGGCGGTCGGCTCGATGGTCGGGCTGATCGACGGGGTGGCGCAGAAGACCAACCTGCTCGCGCTCAATGCCACTATCGAGGCAGCGCGTGCGGGCGAAGCCGGGCGCGGCTTTGCCGTGGTCGCGGGCGAAGTGCAGCAATTGTCCAACCAGACCGCCGAAGCCACCGCCAAGGCGGGGCGCGAGGTTAGCGAGATGATCGCCGCGATCGAACGCTCGACCGCCGGGTTCAGCGAGGTCAACCACGCCATCCAGCAGGTCAATCAGGCCGCCGCCGCGATTGCCATTTCAGTGCAGCAGCAATCGAGCGCCACGGTCGAACTGTCCGACAGCGTCGACAGCGCCGCGCGCATCGCCGACCGCGTTGCCGACCGTGCGCGCACGGTGGACCAGAATGCAGGCTCGGCCATGGCCGCTGCGGCGCAGGTCAAGAATGCGTCGAACGAACTGTCCCGCCTCGCCGACGCGGTGCGCGTCGACGTGGAGGGGTTCATCGCGGCGCTGAAAGCCGCCTAG
- a CDS encoding tetratricopeptide repeat protein, with protein sequence MSLTLALLSLSLAAQDLPLPGEVLRCGTDRSAATALCQAVVAQEEGRHENSATFFEQAASLSGADSGQASRALVAAGNMWMLAGDAAKAASVIDKALALAVLDPTQRGLALMDRARVSAMALEPAAATSFARQAQVLIPDDPFPWYFTAGLALYAGKHEEAKVDIDRALALAADSADVLLRAAAIAEALGDDMAMRTYLEQAAATPESESSARAARLLALLNQPRQESPE encoded by the coding sequence ATGTCTTTGACCCTTGCCCTCCTTTCCCTTTCGCTCGCCGCGCAGGATCTGCCGCTGCCGGGCGAGGTGCTGCGCTGCGGCACCGATCGTTCTGCCGCAACCGCGCTCTGCCAGGCGGTGGTGGCGCAGGAAGAAGGCCGCCATGAAAATAGCGCCACCTTCTTCGAACAGGCCGCCAGCCTGTCGGGCGCCGATAGCGGACAGGCCTCGCGCGCGCTCGTCGCCGCGGGCAATATGTGGATGCTGGCAGGCGATGCCGCCAAGGCTGCCAGCGTGATCGACAAGGCGCTCGCGCTCGCCGTGCTCGACCCCACCCAGCGCGGGCTTGCCCTGATGGACCGCGCCCGGGTGTCGGCCATGGCGCTGGAACCCGCCGCCGCCACTTCCTTTGCGCGCCAGGCACAGGTGCTGATCCCGGATGATCCCTTCCCCTGGTATTTCACCGCGGGGCTGGCGCTCTATGCCGGCAAGCATGAGGAAGCGAAGGTGGATATCGACCGCGCCCTCGCGCTCGCCGCCGATAGCGCAGACGTGCTGCTGCGCGCCGCTGCCATTGCCGAGGCGCTAGGCGATGACATGGCCATGCGCACCTATCTCGAACAGGCTGCCGCAACGCCCGAAAGCGAATCTTCCGCCCGCGCCGCCCGCTTGCTCGCCTTGCTCAACCAGCCCAGGCAGGAGAGCCCTGAATGA